Proteins encoded within one genomic window of Candidatus Thiodiazotropha endoloripes:
- a CDS encoding DUF58 domain-containing protein, whose protein sequence is MSLHPHIDDLLELRHQAHTLGLASHHLVNTSFSGLYASVFRGTGLDFEEVREYRQGDDIRNMEWNVTARTNVPHMKIFREERERSVVLCIDRGPHMSFGTRGTFKSVQAAKAAALLGWAASRLHDRVGGMLFGDLQQGMQYFQPTKDRRALWRLLHALTHEGTPNQPNQDCLSEALQRADKGTSTGSLIFVIADLNREVMGLQQTLGRLCQHHTVVLIPVDDPADRELPEMGRVTFVGPDGNAIEIDTRDRGARSRYAETWQKHRNELNAMASGLGITLMPITTNEEIHLTLTRGLAKHFGRH, encoded by the coding sequence ATGAGTCTCCATCCCCATATTGATGACCTGCTCGAACTGCGTCACCAGGCCCACACCCTGGGGCTGGCCTCTCACCATTTGGTGAATACCAGTTTCAGTGGACTCTATGCCTCTGTGTTTCGCGGTACCGGCCTGGACTTCGAAGAGGTGCGGGAGTATCGGCAGGGAGATGATATTCGCAATATGGAGTGGAATGTCACCGCCCGCACCAACGTACCGCATATGAAGATCTTCCGCGAAGAGCGGGAACGCAGTGTGGTGCTGTGTATCGATCGGGGGCCGCATATGAGTTTTGGCACCCGCGGCACATTCAAATCGGTACAGGCTGCCAAAGCGGCGGCCCTGTTGGGCTGGGCCGCATCACGTCTGCATGATCGGGTCGGCGGTATGCTGTTCGGCGATCTGCAACAGGGTATGCAGTACTTTCAACCGACCAAGGACCGGCGCGCCTTATGGCGACTGTTGCACGCCCTCACCCATGAAGGCACACCCAATCAACCGAACCAGGACTGCCTGTCGGAAGCCCTGCAAAGGGCCGACAAAGGCACCTCAACCGGCTCTCTGATCTTCGTCATCGCCGACCTGAACCGTGAAGTCATGGGACTACAGCAAACCCTGGGGCGTTTATGCCAACACCATACGGTGGTGCTGATACCGGTGGATGACCCGGCCGACAGGGAGCTTCCGGAGATGGGCCGGGTTACCTTTGTCGGCCCGGACGGGAATGCCATCGAGATCGACACCCGTGACCGGGGGGCCAGATCGCGCTATGCGGAGACCTGGCAGAAACATCGCAATGAATTAAACGCCATGGCCAGCGGTCTGGGCATCACCCTGATGCCGATCACCACCAATGAAGAGATACACCTCACATTGACCCGTGGGCTGGCGAAACACTTCGGTCGGCACTGA
- a CDS encoding AAA family ATPase has translation MNSSVLAPLREHLATRVIGQTSFIDSMLICLLSNGHLLIEGLPGLAKTTAVKALAEAIEGDFHRIQFTPDLLPADLIGTDIYRHEKGEFEFRQGPLFHNILLADEVNRAPAKVQSALLEAMGEHQITVGQTTYQLPEFFMVLATQNPVEQEGTYHLPEAQLDRFLMQANVEYPDRNEELQILELDNAQQQQKPTPPSNPLSQKELFAIRQEVNKLYLDPKLNSYIVDLVQASRNPQAYDKDLTRWCRFGASPRASIALARCARARAWLDDEEFVAPHHIQAVAPAILRHRILLTFEAEAEGITTDDFLSRLLDMVAIP, from the coding sequence ATGAACTCATCCGTCCTTGCTCCATTACGCGAGCACTTGGCTACGCGAGTAATCGGCCAGACCAGTTTTATCGATAGCATGCTGATCTGTCTATTGAGCAATGGCCATCTGCTTATCGAAGGCCTCCCCGGACTTGCCAAGACCACGGCGGTCAAAGCTCTGGCAGAAGCGATTGAAGGCGACTTCCACCGCATTCAGTTCACTCCCGACCTGCTGCCTGCCGACCTGATCGGCACCGATATCTATCGCCATGAAAAAGGCGAATTCGAGTTTCGTCAGGGCCCTCTGTTCCATAACATTCTGCTTGCAGACGAGGTCAACCGGGCACCGGCCAAGGTTCAATCCGCCCTGCTGGAAGCGATGGGTGAACATCAGATCACCGTTGGACAGACCACCTATCAACTGCCAGAGTTCTTTATGGTGCTGGCCACCCAGAATCCGGTTGAACAGGAGGGTACCTATCACCTGCCGGAGGCCCAACTCGATCGTTTTCTGATGCAGGCGAACGTGGAATATCCGGACCGAAACGAAGAACTGCAGATTCTGGAACTGGATAATGCCCAGCAACAGCAGAAACCAACACCACCGAGTAATCCACTCAGCCAAAAGGAGCTTTTCGCCATTCGCCAGGAGGTGAACAAGCTCTATCTGGATCCAAAACTGAACAGTTACATCGTCGACCTGGTACAGGCGAGTCGAAATCCCCAGGCCTATGACAAGGATCTGACCCGCTGGTGTCGCTTCGGTGCCTCACCCCGCGCCAGTATTGCGCTGGCCCGTTGTGCCCGTGCGCGAGCCTGGCTGGATGATGAGGAGTTTGTTGCGCCACATCATATCCAGGCGGTTGCTCCAGCCATTCTTCGGCATCGCATTCTGCTCACATTCGAGGCAGAGGCGGAAGGCATTACCACAGATGATTTCCTATCCCGTCTGCTGGACATGGTCGCCATCCCGTAA
- the typA gene encoding translational GTPase TypA, producing MIENLRNIAIIAHVDHGKTTLVDELLKQSGTLGERFGKVERVMDSNDQERERGITILSKNTAIRWTDYRINIVDTPGHADFGGEVERVLSMVDSVLLLVDAQEGPMPQTRFVTQKAFQHGLRPIVVVNKIDKPGSRPDWVIDQVFELFDRLGATDDQLDFPIVYTSAVGGYAGLESDITEGDMTPLFKAIVSHCPAPDVDPEAPFQMQISNLDYNSYVGAIAVGRVTRGSIKPNQQVMVVKYDGEQHRAKIGVVYGYLGLERFEVNEASAGDIIAISGMEAPNVSDTLCDPDNVESMPPLTVDEPTVSMTFQVNTSPFAGKEGKYLTSRQLKERLERELIHNVALRVEEGTDPEKFKVSGRGELHLSVLIESMRREGFELAVSRPEVIFREVDGEICEPYEQLTVDVEEDHQGTIMEALGARKGELKDMVPDGKGRVRLDYIIPSRGLIGFQTEFMTSTSGTGLIYHVFDHYGPAQHGGIAPRKNGVLISNSQGKSLGFALFNLQERGRLFSSPGDEVYEGQIVGIHARDNDLVVNPLKGKQLTNIRAAGKDDAIILTPPLQYSLEQALEFIEDDELVEVTPQEIRIRKKYLKEHERKRASRE from the coding sequence ATGATCGAGAATCTTAGAAATATCGCCATAATCGCTCACGTTGACCATGGCAAAACCACCCTTGTGGATGAGTTGCTGAAACAGTCCGGTACGCTCGGAGAACGATTCGGCAAGGTCGAACGAGTGATGGATTCCAACGACCAGGAGCGGGAGCGGGGTATCACCATCCTCTCCAAGAATACCGCAATCCGCTGGACCGACTACCGTATCAACATCGTTGATACCCCCGGACATGCGGATTTCGGTGGTGAAGTGGAGCGGGTGCTCTCGATGGTCGATTCGGTACTGCTGCTGGTGGATGCCCAGGAGGGCCCGATGCCGCAAACCAGGTTTGTAACCCAGAAGGCTTTTCAGCACGGCCTTCGACCCATCGTGGTGGTGAATAAGATTGATAAACCCGGATCCCGTCCGGACTGGGTAATCGATCAGGTGTTTGAGCTTTTCGATCGACTTGGCGCCACTGATGATCAGCTCGATTTTCCGATTGTCTACACCTCGGCGGTGGGTGGTTATGCAGGTCTGGAAAGCGATATCACAGAAGGTGACATGACACCGCTGTTCAAAGCCATAGTCAGCCACTGTCCTGCGCCAGATGTGGATCCTGAAGCGCCTTTCCAGATGCAGATTTCCAATCTCGATTACAACAGTTATGTTGGTGCCATCGCAGTTGGTCGAGTGACCAGGGGAAGCATCAAGCCCAATCAGCAAGTGATGGTGGTGAAGTACGACGGAGAGCAGCATCGGGCCAAAATAGGTGTGGTCTATGGCTATCTGGGGCTTGAGCGATTTGAAGTCAATGAGGCGTCAGCGGGAGACATTATCGCCATCAGCGGTATGGAAGCACCGAACGTCTCGGATACCCTGTGTGATCCTGACAATGTGGAGAGTATGCCCCCACTGACGGTGGATGAGCCAACCGTCTCCATGACATTTCAGGTCAATACCTCGCCTTTTGCCGGTAAGGAGGGTAAATACCTGACCTCGAGGCAGCTTAAGGAGCGGCTTGAGCGGGAGTTGATACACAACGTTGCGTTGCGTGTCGAGGAGGGGACGGATCCTGAGAAATTCAAAGTCTCCGGACGAGGTGAACTGCATCTTTCGGTACTGATTGAAAGTATGCGGCGGGAGGGATTCGAATTGGCCGTCTCCCGCCCCGAGGTGATTTTCCGCGAGGTCGACGGTGAGATATGTGAACCCTACGAGCAGTTGACCGTGGATGTGGAGGAGGACCACCAGGGAACGATCATGGAGGCCCTGGGCGCTCGCAAAGGTGAGCTCAAGGATATGGTGCCGGATGGCAAGGGAAGAGTGCGGCTCGACTACATCATACCCTCCCGGGGATTGATCGGTTTTCAGACAGAGTTCATGACCAGCACCTCAGGTACCGGACTGATCTACCACGTTTTCGACCACTACGGTCCAGCCCAGCATGGGGGTATCGCGCCGCGTAAAAATGGCGTGCTGATCTCAAACAGTCAGGGAAAATCATTGGGCTTTGCCCTCTTTAATCTGCAAGAACGGGGCAGACTCTTCAGCTCACCGGGTGATGAAGTCTATGAGGGACAGATCGTGGGGATACATGCCAGGGATAATGATCTGGTGGTCAATCCTTTGAAGGGTAAGCAACTGACCAATATACGCGCAGCCGGCAAGGATGACGCCATTATCCTGACACCGCCACTACAGTACAGTCTGGAACAGGCGCTGGAATTCATCGAAGACGATGAACTGGTGGAGGTCACACCCCAGGAGATTCGTATCCGTAAGAAGTACCTCAAGGAGCATGAACGAAAAAGGGCTTCCCGGGAGTAG
- the pip gene encoding prolyl aminopeptidase: MNDLYPAIEPYKLQRLAVDHHHHLHIEEVGNPAGIPALFLHGGPGAGCEPYHRQFFDPDLYRVVLFDQRGSGRSTPHASLQDNTTWDLVADIERIREALKIDKWLLFGGSWGSTLALAYAQAHPERVTGLILRGIFLCRDQEIEWFYQQGASWVFPDYWEDFVAPIPQHERDNLLHAYYRRLTGSDEISRMATAKAWSVWEGRTSSLLTNQSVVGFFSEPHTALSLARIEAHYFVNHAFLRPDQLLKEATQLAGIPGTIVQGRYDLICPMKSAWELHQAWPDSELKIVADAGHSATESGIRSALVEATRHFARLLG, from the coding sequence ATGAATGACCTCTATCCAGCCATAGAACCCTATAAGTTACAGCGGCTTGCTGTTGATCATCACCACCATCTCCACATTGAAGAGGTGGGTAATCCTGCCGGTATCCCTGCGCTTTTTTTACACGGCGGGCCGGGTGCCGGTTGTGAACCTTACCATCGGCAGTTTTTTGACCCGGATCTTTACCGGGTCGTACTCTTTGACCAGCGGGGTAGTGGTCGCTCAACACCCCATGCCTCATTGCAGGATAATACGACCTGGGATCTGGTTGCAGATATTGAACGAATCCGTGAAGCGCTGAAGATAGATAAATGGTTGCTGTTTGGTGGATCCTGGGGCTCAACCCTTGCGTTAGCCTATGCTCAAGCCCATCCTGAGCGGGTTACGGGGCTGATCCTGAGAGGCATTTTTCTCTGTCGGGACCAGGAGATCGAGTGGTTTTATCAGCAAGGTGCGAGTTGGGTTTTCCCCGATTATTGGGAGGATTTTGTCGCACCGATACCTCAGCACGAGAGAGATAATCTGCTGCATGCCTACTACCGGCGATTGACCGGTAGTGATGAGATCTCCCGTATGGCAACGGCCAAAGCCTGGTCAGTCTGGGAGGGCAGAACCTCCAGCCTACTGACCAATCAGTCTGTGGTCGGTTTTTTTTCAGAACCCCATACGGCCCTCAGTCTGGCGCGAATCGAAGCCCATTATTTTGTCAATCATGCCTTTCTGCGGCCTGATCAGCTGCTGAAAGAGGCAACACAACTTGCCGGCATCCCCGGGACGATTGTGCAGGGTCGCTATGATCTGATCTGTCCAATGAAGTCTGCCTGGGAGTTGCACCAGGCCTGGCCCGATAGTGAACTGAAAATTGTCGCGGATGCAGGTCACTCTGCGACAGAATCGGGTATTCGCAGCGCACTGGTGGAAGCCACTCGGCATTTCGCGAGATTGCTCGGATGA
- the dtd gene encoding D-aminoacyl-tRNA deacylase — MIGLLQRAKQGRVLIDGESVAEIGTGLVVLVGVEKGDDRSRADRLLQRLLGYRVFPDQQGRMNLSLSEIAGGLLLVPQFTLAADTRKGMRPGFSTAAEPQLGKELFSYLSEQAADHHNQVACGVFGADMQVELINDGPVTFWLNS; from the coding sequence ATGATCGGGCTGCTGCAGAGGGCCAAACAGGGACGGGTATTGATCGATGGAGAGTCCGTGGCAGAGATCGGTACAGGTTTGGTGGTGCTGGTTGGTGTCGAGAAAGGGGATGACCGGAGCAGAGCGGATCGCTTGCTGCAACGGCTGCTCGGTTACCGGGTGTTTCCCGATCAGCAGGGTAGGATGAATCTGAGCCTGAGTGAGATAGCCGGCGGTTTACTGTTGGTTCCCCAGTTCACACTCGCTGCCGATACCCGCAAAGGGATGCGCCCCGGTTTTTCCACTGCTGCTGAGCCACAGCTTGGTAAGGAACTGTTCAGTTATCTGTCAGAGCAGGCGGCAGACCATCACAATCAGGTTGCCTGCGGTGTGTTCGGCGCGGACATGCAGGTGGAGCTGATCAACGACGGTCCTGTGACCTTCTGGTTGAACAGCTGA
- a CDS encoding MBL fold metallo-hydrolase, translating to MKQLILKSILLIFLFHSLAVFAERGAAVPDYTADEITKGVYVIHGPLGVPSVENQGFINNPAFIVGEQGILVVDPGSSVQIGEMVLRQIAKVSDLPVVAVFNTHIHGDHWFANQAFREAYPEVLIFGHETMRKLVEKGEGRSFMQTLMRMTDGAVKGTVEVPPNRSAAHGEEIKLAGVNIRIHYQPKAHSHSDIMLELPQQKVIFLGDNVMSKRLGQMDSATFRGNIEAIDMALATSAERFVPGHGQTGGREVPLRYREYLSRLKSEVAKYYEEGMSDFEMSEAVSQSLIGFHDWVDFDRNVGRHISLAYLEVEAELF from the coding sequence ATGAAACAACTGATATTAAAGAGCATCTTGCTGATTTTTCTTTTCCATTCTCTCGCTGTATTCGCTGAGCGGGGTGCTGCCGTACCGGACTATACGGCAGATGAGATCACCAAGGGGGTTTATGTCATTCACGGTCCTCTGGGGGTGCCCTCGGTGGAGAATCAGGGTTTTATCAACAATCCGGCCTTTATCGTGGGTGAACAGGGTATTCTGGTGGTTGATCCGGGGTCCAGCGTTCAGATCGGTGAAATGGTACTGCGTCAGATTGCCAAGGTCAGTGATCTGCCGGTGGTCGCGGTGTTCAATACGCACATTCATGGGGATCACTGGTTCGCCAATCAGGCGTTTAGGGAAGCCTACCCAGAGGTCCTGATCTTCGGCCATGAGACGATGCGTAAACTGGTGGAGAAGGGAGAGGGCAGGAGCTTCATGCAAACCCTCATGAGAATGACCGATGGCGCCGTCAAGGGAACAGTGGAGGTACCGCCCAATCGGTCCGCTGCCCATGGTGAGGAGATCAAACTGGCAGGTGTCAACATCAGGATTCACTACCAGCCCAAAGCCCACAGTCACTCAGATATCATGCTCGAACTGCCGCAGCAGAAAGTGATCTTCCTCGGCGACAATGTGATGAGCAAACGCCTGGGCCAGATGGACAGTGCGACTTTTCGGGGCAACATCGAAGCCATCGACATGGCGCTGGCGACCTCCGCCGAGCGCTTTGTTCCTGGCCACGGGCAGACCGGTGGCAGAGAGGTTCCGCTACGCTACCGGGAGTACCTCTCCCGGCTCAAATCCGAGGTGGCGAAATATTATGAAGAGGGTATGAGCGATTTTGAGATGAGTGAAGCGGTGAGCCAAAGTCTGATCGGGTTTCATGACTGGGTCGATTTCGATCGCAATGTGGGACGCCATATCAGTCTTGCCTACCTGGAGGTTGAGGCGGAGTTATTCTGA
- the hisB gene encoding imidazoleglycerol-phosphate dehydratase HisB, which produces MQRTAQVERNTLETQISITLDLDGRGESDFDTGVPFLDHMLDQIARHGLIDLKVVAKGDLHIDAHHTVEDIGITLGQALSKAVGDKKGIRRYGHAYVPLDEALSRVVVDFSGRPGLIYEVAFTRARIGEFDVDLFQEFFQALVNHAGITLHIDNLRGTNAHHQAETIFKAVGRALRFALEPDPRMAEQIPSTKGTL; this is translated from the coding sequence ATGCAGCGTACCGCGCAGGTTGAGCGCAATACCCTGGAAACCCAGATCAGCATCACGCTCGATCTGGATGGTCGTGGGGAATCGGATTTTGATACCGGTGTGCCATTTCTCGATCACATGCTGGATCAGATAGCGCGCCACGGATTGATCGATCTGAAGGTGGTTGCCAAGGGCGATCTGCACATCGATGCCCACCACACGGTGGAGGATATCGGTATCACCCTGGGGCAGGCGCTGTCAAAAGCCGTAGGTGATAAAAAGGGCATTCGGCGCTATGGCCATGCCTATGTGCCGCTTGATGAGGCCCTGTCACGGGTGGTCGTGGACTTTTCCGGACGACCGGGGCTGATCTATGAAGTGGCGTTCACCCGTGCCCGAATCGGCGAGTTCGATGTGGACCTGTTTCAGGAGTTTTTTCAGGCGCTGGTCAACCATGCGGGTATCACCCTGCACATCGACAACCTGCGTGGCACCAATGCGCACCACCAGGCCGAGACGATCTTCAAGGCAGTTGGTCGGGCGTTGCGCTTTGCGCTGGAACCGGATCCACGCATGGCTGAGCAAATACCCTCGACCAAGGGCACTCTGTAA